Proteins encoded in a region of the Zea mays cultivar B73 chromosome 2, Zm-B73-REFERENCE-NAM-5.0, whole genome shotgun sequence genome:
- the LOC100217202 gene encoding uncharacterized protein LOC100217202, protein MAQHHGSHSLEVGGVGAGGVELDDDGHAARTGNLWTCFAHIITAVIGCGVLALSWSVAQLGWVGGPVAMLCFAFVTYLSAFLLSHCYRSPASDDGSLKRQRNYTYMDAVRTHLGEKRTWLCGLFQYLNMYGTAIAYTITTATCLRAIVRANCYHSQGHSAPCGAGGDHLYMLLFGAAQAVLSLIPNFHSMAWLSAVAAVMSFTYATIGLGLGLAKTIENGAIKGSVAGVPMSTAPQKVWRVAQAIGDIAFAYPYTIVLLEIQDTLKSPPPESETMQKGNVLAVLATTFFYLAVGCFGYAAFGNAAPGNLLTGFGFYEPYWLIDFANACIVLHLLGGYQMFSQQIFTFADRSLAARFPNSAFVNKSYAVKVPGAPASWSYSLNLQRLCFRTAYVASTTGLALLFPYFNEVLGVLGAVVFWPLAIYLPVEMYCVQRGVLPWTRTWVALQAFSVVCFVVGTFAFVGSVEGVIRKRLG, encoded by the exons ATGGCGCAGCACCACGGCAGCCACTCCCTGGAGGTCGGCGGCGTCGGCGCCGGCGGCGTCGAGCTCGACGACGACGGCCACGCCGCGCGCACCG GCAACCTATGGACCTGCTTCGCGCACATCATCACCGCCGTGATCGGCTGCGGCGTGCTGGCGCTCTCGTGGAGCGTCGCGCAGCTGGGCTGGGTGGGCGGCCCTGTCGCCATGCTCTGCTTCGCCTTCGTCACCTACCTCTCCGCCTTCCTCCTGTCCCACTGCTACAGGTCCCCTGCCTCCGATGATGGCTCCCTGAAACGCCAGAGGAACTACACCTACATGGACGCCGTCAGGACGCACCTGG GGGAGAAGCGCACCTGGCTCTGCGGCCTGTTCCAGTACCTCAACATGTACGGGACCGCAATCGCCTACACCATCACCACGGCGACCTGTCTCAG GGCGATCGTGAGGGCCAACTGCTACCACAGCCAGGGCCACAGCGCTCCCTGCGGcgccggcggcgaccacctctacaTGCTGCTCTTCGGGGCGGCCCAGGCGGTGCTGTCCCTCATACCCAACTTCCACAGCATGGCCTGGCTCTCCGCCGTCGCCGCCGTCATGTCCTTCACCTACGCCAccatcggcctcggcctcggcctcgccaAGACCATAG AAAATGGGGCGATCAAAGGAAGCGTCGCCGGAGTTCCGATGAGCACCGCGCCGCAGAAAGTCTGGCGAGTCGCGCAGGCCATCGGCGACATCGCGTTCGCCTACCCGTACACCATTGTCCTACTGGAGATACag GACACGCTCAAATCGCCGCCACCAGAGAGCGAGACGATGCAGAAGGGGAACGTGCTCGCGGTCCTGGCCACCACGTTCTTCTACCTCGCCGTGGGGTGCTTCGGGTACGCCGCCTTCGGCAACGCTGCGCCGGGCAACCTGCTCACCGGCTTCGGCTTCTACGAGCCGTACTGGCTCATCGACTTCGCCAACGCCTGCATCGTGCTCCACCTGCTTGGTGGCTACCAG ATGTTCAGCCAGCAGATCTTCACCTTCGCGGACCGGTCCTTGGCGGCCAGGTTCCCGAACAGCGCGTTCGTGAACAAATCCTACGCCGTGAAGGTGCCCGGCGCGCCGGCGTCGTGGAGCTACAGCCTCAACCTGCAGCGGCTGTGTTTCCGGACGGCGTACGTGGCGAGCACCACGGGGCTGGCCCTCCTCTTCCCCTACTTCAACGAGGTGCTGGGCGTGCTGGGCGCCGTCGTCTTCTGGCCCCTCGCCATCTACCTCCCCGTCGAGATGTACTGCGTCCAGCGCGGGGTCCTGCCGTGGACGCGGACGTGGGTCGCGCTTCAGGCATTCAGCGTCGTCTGCTTCGTCGTCGGCACCTTCGCCTTCGTCGGCTCCGTCGAGGGAGTCATCCGCAAGAGGCTCGGCTAG
- the LOC103645815 gene encoding protein PELOTA 1 isoform X1, translating into MRKVLREVASGGRDAERVKLKLEIVVESVDYDKEGSVLRVRGKNITENDHVKIGQFHTLELELKRPFVLRKEIWDWLALETIQQACDPAASADLAVILMQEGLAHLFLIGKSITATRARIETSIPRKHGPAIAGYETALKKFFEYVLQAFLKHIDFEVVQCTVIASPGFTKDQFRDYLFLEAARRDLRVIIENKQRLVLAHATSGYKHSLKEVLDTPGVMALIKDTKAAQEVRALQDFFNMLTNESARACYGPKHVEFALQQFAIQTLLITDTLFRNADIATRQRYVKLVEDVKKNSGTVHIFSSMHVSGEQLAQLTGIAAILRFPLPELEDMEL; encoded by the exons ATGAG GAAAGTGCTGAGAGAGGTGGCATCTGGAGGACGTGATGCCGAGCGTGTGAagcttaagttagaaattgtagTCGAG TCTGTAGACTATGACAAGGAGGGATCTGTTTTACGTGTGCGTGGAAAAAATATCACTGAGAATGACCATGTGAAG ATTGGCCAGTTCCACACGTTAGAGCTTGAGCTGAAGAGACCTTTTGTTCTACGAAAG GAAATTTGGGATTGGTTAGCACTTGAGACCATTCAGCAAGCATGTG ATCCTGCTGCAAGTGCTGATCTAGcagttattctcatgcaagaaggacttgCCCACCTATTCCTCATTGGCAAAAG CATAACAGCAACCCGGGCACGTATTGAAACATCAATTCCTAGGAAGCATGGCCCTGCAATTGCTGGCTACGAGACG GCCCTCAAGAAGTTCTTTGAGTATGTTTTGCAA GCATTTCTGAAACACATTGATTTTGAAGTTGTCCAGTGTACTGTAATTGCAAGCCCAGGTTTTACGAAG GACCAGTTCCGCGATTATTTGTTTCTTGAAGCTGCACGGCGAGATTTAAGAGTAATAATTGAGAACAAGCAACGCCTTGTTCTGGCGCATGCAACATCAGGTTACAA GCATAGTTTAAAGGAAGTTTTGGACACACCAGGTGTGATGGCACTGATAAAAGATACAAAAGCAGCACAGGAG GTCCGAGCTCTGCAGGATTTCTTCAATATGCTTACTAAT GAGTCAGCTCGTGCTTGTTATGGACCGAAGCATGTTGAGTTTGCACTGCAACAGTTTGCTATCCAGACTCTTTTAATAACTGATACTTTGTTTCG GAACGCTGACATTGCTACGAGGCAAAGGTACGTGAAGTTGGTTGAAGATGTCAAGAAAAATAGTGGCACAGTACACATATTTTCCTCGATGCATGTCTCGGGCGAAC AGTTGGCGCAACTGACAGGAATAGCGGCTATACTTCGTTTTCCTCTTCCTGAACTAGAGGACATGGAGCTGTGA
- the LOC100217202 gene encoding uncharacterized protein isoform X1 has translation MWLWTRQKSPPVGRRPPKVSSIRPLRATQSASPTQGWIASADELYSLLTVLVTRLATRHELRALRFPNAGCWPMAQHHGSHSLEVGGVGAGGVELDDDGHAARTGNLWTCFAHIITAVIGCGVLALSWSVAQLGWVGGPVAMLCFAFVTYLSAFLLSHCYRSPASDDGSLKRQRNYTYMDAVRTHLARATRPGEKRTWLCGLFQYLNMYGTAIAYTITTATCLRAIVRANCYHSQGHSAPCGAGGDHLYMLLFGAAQAVLSLIPNFHSMAWLSAVAAVMSFTYATIGLGLGLAKTIENGAIKGSVAGVPMSTAPQKVWRVAQAIGDIAFAYPYTIVLLEIQDTLKSPPPESETMQKGNVLAVLATTFFYLAVGCFGYAAFGNAAPGNLLTGFGFYEPYWLIDFANACIVLHLLGGYQMFSQQIFTFADRSLAARFPNSAFVNKSYAVKVPGAPASWSYSLNLQRLCFRTAYVASTTGLALLFPYFNEVLGVLGAVVFWPLAIYLPVEMYCVQRGVLPWTRTWVALQAFSVVCFVVGTFAFVGSVEGVIRKRLG, from the exons ATGTGGCTGTGGACGAGACAAAAGTCTCCGCCCGTCGGCCGTCGCCCGCCAAAGGTCTCTTCGATCCGGCCTCTCCGGGCCACCCAGTCGGCCAGTCCCACACAAGGATGGATCGCTAGCGCCGATGAGCTATACTCTTTGCTCACTGTACTAGTCACACGATTGGCTACACGACACGAGCTCAGAGCTCTCAGGTTTCCCAACGCCGGCTGCTGGCCAATGGCGCAGCACCACGGCAGCCACTCCCTGGAGGTCGGCGGCGTCGGCGCCGGCGGCGTCGAGCTCGACGACGACGGCCACGCCGCGCGCACCG GCAACCTATGGACCTGCTTCGCGCACATCATCACCGCCGTGATCGGCTGCGGCGTGCTGGCGCTCTCGTGGAGCGTCGCGCAGCTGGGCTGGGTGGGCGGCCCTGTCGCCATGCTCTGCTTCGCCTTCGTCACCTACCTCTCCGCCTTCCTCCTGTCCCACTGCTACAGGTCCCCTGCCTCCGATGATGGCTCCCTGAAACGCCAGAGGAACTACACCTACATGGACGCCGTCAGGACGCACCTGG CAAGAGCAACGCGCCCAGGGGAGAAGCGCACCTGGCTCTGCGGCCTGTTCCAGTACCTCAACATGTACGGGACCGCAATCGCCTACACCATCACCACGGCGACCTGTCTCAG GGCGATCGTGAGGGCCAACTGCTACCACAGCCAGGGCCACAGCGCTCCCTGCGGcgccggcggcgaccacctctacaTGCTGCTCTTCGGGGCGGCCCAGGCGGTGCTGTCCCTCATACCCAACTTCCACAGCATGGCCTGGCTCTCCGCCGTCGCCGCCGTCATGTCCTTCACCTACGCCAccatcggcctcggcctcggcctcgccaAGACCATAG AAAATGGGGCGATCAAAGGAAGCGTCGCCGGAGTTCCGATGAGCACCGCGCCGCAGAAAGTCTGGCGAGTCGCGCAGGCCATCGGCGACATCGCGTTCGCCTACCCGTACACCATTGTCCTACTGGAGATACag GACACGCTCAAATCGCCGCCACCAGAGAGCGAGACGATGCAGAAGGGGAACGTGCTCGCGGTCCTGGCCACCACGTTCTTCTACCTCGCCGTGGGGTGCTTCGGGTACGCCGCCTTCGGCAACGCTGCGCCGGGCAACCTGCTCACCGGCTTCGGCTTCTACGAGCCGTACTGGCTCATCGACTTCGCCAACGCCTGCATCGTGCTCCACCTGCTTGGTGGCTACCAG ATGTTCAGCCAGCAGATCTTCACCTTCGCGGACCGGTCCTTGGCGGCCAGGTTCCCGAACAGCGCGTTCGTGAACAAATCCTACGCCGTGAAGGTGCCCGGCGCGCCGGCGTCGTGGAGCTACAGCCTCAACCTGCAGCGGCTGTGTTTCCGGACGGCGTACGTGGCGAGCACCACGGGGCTGGCCCTCCTCTTCCCCTACTTCAACGAGGTGCTGGGCGTGCTGGGCGCCGTCGTCTTCTGGCCCCTCGCCATCTACCTCCCCGTCGAGATGTACTGCGTCCAGCGCGGGGTCCTGCCGTGGACGCGGACGTGGGTCGCGCTTCAGGCATTCAGCGTCGTCTGCTTCGTCGTCGGCACCTTCGCCTTCGTCGGCTCCGTCGAGGGAGTCATCCGCAAGAGGCTCGGCTAG
- the LOC103645815 gene encoding protein PELOTA 1, whose protein sequence is MKIVHRDLVRNGPGSVKLVPEEEDDLWHAYNLIAIGDSLQAVTVRKVLREVASGGRDAERVKLKLEIVVESVDYDKEGSVLRVRGKNITENDHVKIGQFHTLELELKRPFVLRKEIWDWLALETIQQACDPAASADLAVILMQEGLAHLFLIGKSITATRARIETSIPRKHGPAIAGYETALKKFFEYVLQAFLKHIDFEVVQCTVIASPGFTKDQFRDYLFLEAARRDLRVIIENKQRLVLAHATSGYKHSLKEVLDTPGVMALIKDTKAAQEVRALQDFFNMLTNESARACYGPKHVEFALQQFAIQTLLITDTLFRNADIATRQRYVKLVEDVKKNSGTVHIFSSMHVSGEQLAQLTGIAAILRFPLPELEDMEL, encoded by the exons ATGAAGATCGTCCACCGCGACCTCGTTCGCAACGGGCCTGGCTCCGTCAAG TTGGtgccggaggaggaggacgacttgTGGCACGCGTACAACCTCATTGCCATTGGTGACAGCCTCCAGGCCGTCACCGTACG GAAAGTGCTGAGAGAGGTGGCATCTGGAGGACGTGATGCCGAGCGTGTGAagcttaagttagaaattgtagTCGAG TCTGTAGACTATGACAAGGAGGGATCTGTTTTACGTGTGCGTGGAAAAAATATCACTGAGAATGACCATGTGAAG ATTGGCCAGTTCCACACGTTAGAGCTTGAGCTGAAGAGACCTTTTGTTCTACGAAAG GAAATTTGGGATTGGTTAGCACTTGAGACCATTCAGCAAGCATGTG ATCCTGCTGCAAGTGCTGATCTAGcagttattctcatgcaagaaggacttgCCCACCTATTCCTCATTGGCAAAAG CATAACAGCAACCCGGGCACGTATTGAAACATCAATTCCTAGGAAGCATGGCCCTGCAATTGCTGGCTACGAGACG GCCCTCAAGAAGTTCTTTGAGTATGTTTTGCAA GCATTTCTGAAACACATTGATTTTGAAGTTGTCCAGTGTACTGTAATTGCAAGCCCAGGTTTTACGAAG GACCAGTTCCGCGATTATTTGTTTCTTGAAGCTGCACGGCGAGATTTAAGAGTAATAATTGAGAACAAGCAACGCCTTGTTCTGGCGCATGCAACATCAGGTTACAA GCATAGTTTAAAGGAAGTTTTGGACACACCAGGTGTGATGGCACTGATAAAAGATACAAAAGCAGCACAGGAG GTCCGAGCTCTGCAGGATTTCTTCAATATGCTTACTAAT GAGTCAGCTCGTGCTTGTTATGGACCGAAGCATGTTGAGTTTGCACTGCAACAGTTTGCTATCCAGACTCTTTTAATAACTGATACTTTGTTTCG GAACGCTGACATTGCTACGAGGCAAAGGTACGTGAAGTTGGTTGAAGATGTCAAGAAAAATAGTGGCACAGTACACATATTTTCCTCGATGCATGTCTCGGGCGAAC AGTTGGCGCAACTGACAGGAATAGCGGCTATACTTCGTTTTCCTCTTCCTGAACTAGAGGACATGGAGCTGTGA